Proteins co-encoded in one Bacteroidota bacterium genomic window:
- the purQ gene encoding phosphoribosylformylglycinamidine synthase subunit PurQ, which translates to MKFGVVIFPGSNCDQDLIQTLKKVTQQEVVELWHKDTDLQGCDMVFLPGGFSYGDYLRSGAIAKLSPIMNSVIEFANNGGYVMGICNGFQILCESGLLPGALLHNSSRKFICSNVYIKPEADTALTAGLDKNKALKIPIAHGEGNYYADEETIKSLTENGQILFRYCDEAGNVTAEANPNGALHNIAGITNKTKNVFGMMPHPERAAADELYNTDGLAMFTNLLKIAVPAAV; encoded by the coding sequence ATGAAATTTGGTGTTGTAATATTCCCAGGGTCTAACTGTGACCAAGATTTAATACAAACTTTAAAAAAAGTTACCCAACAAGAAGTTGTTGAGCTTTGGCACAAGGATACCGATTTGCAAGGTTGCGATATGGTGTTCCTTCCCGGAGGCTTTTCGTATGGTGATTACCTGCGAAGCGGTGCTATTGCAAAGCTATCACCCATTATGAACAGCGTGATTGAGTTTGCAAACAACGGTGGTTATGTAATGGGTATTTGCAACGGTTTCCAGATTTTATGCGAAAGCGGACTATTGCCCGGCGCATTGTTGCACAACTCAAGCCGTAAATTCATCTGCTCAAACGTTTACATTAAGCCTGAAGCCGATACTGCTTTAACAGCAGGTTTGGATAAAAACAAAGCGCTTAAAATACCAATTGCTCACGGCGAGGGTAATTACTATGCGGATGAAGAAACTATTAAAAGTTTGACCGAAAACGGTCAGATACTTTTTAGGTATTGTGATGAAGCCGGAAACGTAACCGCAGAGGCTAACCCCAATGGCGCATTACACAACATTGCAGGTATAACCAACAAAACCAAAAACGTATTTGGTATGATGCCCCACCCTGAGCGTGCGGCAGCCGATGAGTTATACAATACCGACGGATTGGCAATGTTTACCAATCTGTTAAAAATAGCAGTACCTGCGGCAGTATAA
- the ruvA gene encoding Holliday junction branch migration protein RuvA: MIAFIKGRVAFMSPTMVVIETSGGVGYEAQISLYTFQKIKDEENVRLLTHLSIKEDSHTIFGFFDEGERSLFRNLISVNGVGPSTARMILSSLTPGDLNHAILTGDITLLKAVKGIGPKTAQRLVLELQDKVKKGESTGIEMHTAGSGTQSTARQEAISALLMLGFNRANVEKVVKKVVDDAKGDIEVEQIIKIALKNL; the protein is encoded by the coding sequence ATGATAGCTTTTATAAAAGGAAGGGTAGCTTTTATGTCGCCAACTATGGTGGTGATAGAAACTAGCGGTGGTGTTGGCTATGAGGCTCAAATCTCCTTATATACATTTCAAAAAATCAAAGACGAGGAAAACGTTCGTCTGCTCACTCACCTTTCGATAAAAGAAGACAGCCATACCATTTTTGGCTTTTTCGATGAAGGAGAAAGGTCACTTTTTCGTAATTTAATTTCTGTAAACGGCGTAGGCCCCTCAACAGCACGGATGATACTTTCGTCGTTAACTCCGGGCGATTTAAACCACGCAATATTAACGGGAGATATCACGTTACTTAAAGCGGTAAAGGGTATTGGCCCTAAAACTGCCCAACGCTTAGTACTTGAGTTGCAGGATAAAGTGAAAAAAGGTGAGAGTACAGGCATTGAAATGCATACCGCAGGCAGCGGCACGCAAAGCACAGCAAGGCAAGAGGCAATTAGCGCACTGCTTATGCTGGGCTTTAACAGGGCCAACGTTGAGAAGGTGGTGAAGAAAGTTGTGGATGATGCGAAGGGAGATATTGAAGTAGAACAGATTATAAAAATTGCATTAAAAAACTTATAG